The following proteins are encoded in a genomic region of Sulfurovum indicum:
- a CDS encoding oxygen-binding di-iron domain-containing protein, with product MDFTQAIEIAKEIWWVGMYLPNDPFQCHPYFIENGENSILIDPGSMLEFNAVVRKINTISNMHHIKYIILHHQDPDLAASVPEMEKLINRSDLKVITHSRMVPLVKHYLIRSDYYEIDKHDHSLQCGDLELKFITTPYCHSPGAFVTYEPKTKTLFSGDIFGGIEESWEFFAGDNYFEKAKQFHAEYMPSRDIFNYALTKIEALDIEMIAPQHGSIIKKRHIPALIEQMKALECGLYIEKAYRHELLYTIEALKQKDMALEASMNALKEKEEFLFQKAKMADIGEMIGNIAHQWRQPLAISNTILSILKEKSQMQILESTELLAKLEEMENNIQYMSKTIDDFMRFYHPEKKKTIFSVSDVIEHALTIMHPILEKAGITLNFEYRDTAYVKGYMNEYTQVVMALLTNAKDALVERKTAHAEIDVTLSKNNGNITLTISDNAGGIEPEHMQRIFDPYFTTKHKSMGTGLGLYISKMIIEKNMGGRLDVENRTKGAAFHIILDRVDGNC from the coding sequence ATGGATTTTACACAAGCAATAGAGATAGCCAAAGAGATCTGGTGGGTCGGTATGTATCTGCCCAATGATCCGTTCCAGTGTCACCCCTACTTCATTGAAAATGGAGAAAACTCCATTCTTATTGATCCCGGTTCCATGCTGGAATTCAATGCTGTTGTCCGAAAGATCAATACCATCAGCAATATGCACCATATCAAATATATCATTCTCCATCATCAGGACCCTGACCTCGCCGCAAGTGTCCCTGAAATGGAAAAGCTTATCAACAGAAGTGACCTGAAAGTAATCACACATTCCCGTATGGTACCGCTTGTCAAACACTACCTGATCCGCTCAGACTACTATGAAATAGACAAACATGATCATAGTCTGCAGTGCGGCGATCTGGAACTTAAGTTCATTACCACCCCCTACTGCCACTCACCTGGTGCTTTTGTCACCTATGAACCCAAAACCAAAACACTCTTTTCCGGAGATATTTTTGGAGGGATAGAAGAATCCTGGGAATTTTTTGCAGGAGACAACTATTTTGAAAAAGCCAAACAGTTCCATGCAGAATATATGCCAAGCCGCGATATCTTCAACTATGCACTCACCAAAATAGAAGCACTCGATATAGAGATGATAGCACCGCAACACGGTTCTATCATCAAAAAGAGACATATTCCTGCATTGATCGAACAGATGAAAGCACTCGAGTGCGGACTCTATATAGAAAAAGCGTACCGGCATGAACTGCTTTATACTATTGAAGCGCTGAAACAAAAAGATATGGCTCTGGAAGCATCAATGAATGCACTGAAAGAGAAGGAGGAGTTTCTCTTTCAGAAAGCAAAAATGGCAGATATAGGTGAGATGATAGGGAATATTGCCCACCAGTGGCGACAGCCTTTGGCAATCAGTAATACTATTCTTTCCATTCTAAAAGAGAAATCCCAAATGCAGATACTGGAGAGTACCGAACTCCTTGCAAAACTCGAAGAGATGGAGAACAATATTCAGTATATGTCAAAAACCATTGATGATTTTATGCGTTTTTATCATCCAGAAAAAAAGAAAACAATATTCAGTGTATCGGATGTGATAGAACATGCTTTGACCATTATGCACCCAATCCTGGAAAAAGCCGGTATCACACTTAATTTTGAATATCGTGACACTGCCTATGTAAAAGGGTATATGAATGAATACACCCAGGTCGTTATGGCCCTGCTTACCAATGCAAAAGATGCACTGGTTGAAAGAAAGACAGCCCATGCCGAAATTGATGTCACCCTCTCTAAAAATAATGGAAATATTACTTTGACCATTAGCGACAATGCAGGGGGGATCGAACCTGAGCATATGCAGCGGATCTTTGATCCCTACTTCACGACCAAACATAAATCTATGGGTACAGGTCTGGGACTCTATATCTCGAAAATGATCATAGAGAAAAATATGGGCGGCAGATTGGATGTTGAAAACCGTACAAAAGGTGCAGCCTTTCATATTATATTGGATCGAGTAGATGGAAACTGTTAA
- a CDS encoding acetolactate synthase large subunit, whose translation MQMSGAQMVCEAIIAEGIKTVFGYPGGAIMHVYDEIYKQDGFEHILTRHEQAAVHAADGYARATGEVGVAMVTSGPGFTNAVTGLATAYMDSIPMVVISGQVPLSLIGTDGFQEIDAVGISRPCTKHNFLVRSLEELPRILKEAFYLARSGRPGPILVDIPKDITVEVGEFDYPESVNIPSYKPTYKGNARQIEKAVDAIKKAKKPLLYIGGGVVLSNAYELVRQLAEKTQIPVVETLMARGVMGAKNPLLLGMLGMHGNYASNMAMSETDLVISLGARFDDRVTGKLSEFAKYADIIHVDIDPANIAKLVDVDYPIVGDVTQVLEKMIPLLDGVNPDRYQAWREILKRYDELHPQAYVDSDEVIKPQWVIERLGELVGEDAIITSDVGQHQMWAAQHYPFDRPRQWINSGGLGTMGFGFPAAIGAKKAYPEKTVINITGDGSILMNMQELVTAAEYKIPVINVILNNHFLGMVRQWQTFFYEKRYSETDLTFQPNWKALAEACGGIGYDVTTKEEFDAALEDAIKQDKVCFMNVAVNRFENVLPMVPAGGALFNMMLPPKIEKDGEEK comes from the coding sequence ATGCAGATGAGTGGTGCACAGATGGTGTGTGAAGCGATCATCGCCGAGGGAATCAAAACAGTTTTTGGTTATCCCGGCGGTGCGATCATGCACGTTTATGATGAGATTTACAAGCAGGACGGTTTTGAACATATTCTTACCCGTCATGAGCAGGCGGCTGTCCATGCAGCCGATGGTTATGCCAGGGCGACAGGCGAGGTTGGTGTTGCAATGGTGACATCCGGACCGGGCTTTACCAATGCTGTAACCGGATTGGCAACAGCGTATATGGATTCTATTCCTATGGTTGTCATCTCCGGGCAGGTACCGCTTTCGCTTATCGGAACGGACGGATTTCAGGAGATCGATGCGGTAGGTATCTCAAGACCATGTACCAAACACAATTTCCTGGTACGCTCACTTGAAGAGTTGCCGCGTATTCTTAAAGAAGCATTTTATCTGGCAAGAAGCGGAAGACCAGGACCGATACTGGTAGATATCCCCAAAGATATCACTGTTGAGGTTGGTGAGTTTGACTATCCTGAGTCAGTGAACATCCCAAGCTACAAACCGACTTATAAAGGGAATGCCAGACAGATCGAAAAAGCGGTTGATGCTATCAAAAAAGCCAAAAAACCACTGCTTTATATTGGTGGAGGCGTGGTACTTTCCAATGCTTACGAACTGGTTCGGCAGCTTGCTGAGAAGACACAGATCCCTGTGGTTGAAACTTTAATGGCAAGAGGAGTAATGGGTGCAAAAAATCCACTGCTTCTCGGTATGCTTGGGATGCATGGGAACTATGCTTCAAATATGGCAATGAGTGAAACAGATCTGGTGATTTCTCTGGGTGCACGTTTTGATGACAGGGTTACGGGGAAACTCTCCGAGTTTGCCAAATATGCGGATATCATTCATGTCGATATTGATCCGGCGAACATCGCAAAACTGGTAGATGTAGATTATCCGATCGTTGGTGATGTAACACAGGTGCTTGAGAAGATGATCCCGTTGCTTGACGGAGTCAATCCTGACCGTTATCAGGCATGGAGAGAGATTTTGAAGCGTTATGATGAACTTCATCCCCAAGCCTATGTGGATTCTGATGAGGTCATTAAACCGCAGTGGGTTATTGAACGCCTGGGAGAGTTGGTTGGTGAAGATGCGATCATCACTTCAGATGTTGGACAGCATCAGATGTGGGCGGCACAGCACTATCCGTTTGACAGACCCAGACAATGGATCAATTCAGGTGGTTTGGGAACGATGGGATTTGGTTTCCCTGCTGCGATCGGTGCGAAGAAAGCCTATCCTGAAAAGACAGTTATAAACATTACCGGAGATGGTTCGATTCTTATGAATATGCAGGAGCTTGTGACAGCAGCAGAGTACAAGATCCCGGTCATCAATGTGATACTCAATAACCACTTCCTTGGAATGGTACGTCAATGGCAGACCTTCTTCTATGAGAAGCGTTATTCCGAAACGGATCTTACATTCCAGCCAAACTGGAAAGCACTTGCCGAGGCATGTGGCGGTATCGGGTATGATGTTACGACCAAAGAGGAGTTTGATGCAGCGCTTGAGGATGCTATCAAACAAGACAAAGTATGTTTCATGAACGTAGCAGTTAACCGTTTTGAAAACGTACTTCCGATGGTACCGGCAGGCGGGGCACTCTTTAATATGATGCTACCACCTAAAATCGAAAAAGACGGGGAGGAGAAGTAA
- the ilvN gene encoding acetolactate synthase small subunit: MAKSTDERRVISVVVMNESSVLARVTALFAGRGYNIESLTVAPIPESDMSHITIETKGNAKVMEQITKQLHKLIPVYKVIEHEEMVEKEMVLIKFPIAENLSDIAALAAAYNGGIVNVGKEMVVAQVADEPKRVKHFIEAAQRYNPCEIVRGGVVAIER; this comes from the coding sequence ATGGCAAAAAGTACCGATGAAAGACGTGTAATCTCCGTTGTCGTAATGAATGAAAGCTCTGTACTTGCAAGAGTTACTGCACTCTTTGCAGGACGTGGATACAATATTGAGTCTTTAACTGTAGCACCGATCCCTGAAAGTGATATGTCGCATATCACGATTGAGACCAAAGGAAATGCAAAGGTTATGGAACAGATCACCAAGCAGTTGCATAAGCTGATTCCTGTCTATAAAGTAATTGAGCATGAAGAGATGGTTGAGAAAGAGATGGTACTTATCAAGTTCCCTATAGCCGAGAATCTCAGTGATATTGCTGCATTGGCTGCTGCATATAACGGCGGTATTGTAAATGTAGGCAAAGAGATGGTTGTTGCTCAGGTAGCGGATGAGCCGAAACGTGTCAAGCACTTTATTGAAGCAGCACAGCGTTACAACCCATGTGAGATCGTACGTGGCGGTGTAGTTGCTATTGAACGATAG
- the lpxD gene encoding UDP-3-O-(3-hydroxymyristoyl)glucosamine N-acyltransferase, translated as MTYTLSQISKTLNLDFNGNDIEIDGIHTLAEASSSQLSFFNDAKYAFQLPKTKAGAVLIDSEHAKLLPVSTIALITDEPYLKLAYASKLFAHTLSTVSEAPKMGSDCDIDESVRFGSGVVLGENVTILAGCYLGDHVSVGSNTILHPNVTLYHGTKIGRNCIIHSGTVIGCDGYGFAHTKQGEHVKIYQNGNVVVEDDVEIGANCTVDRAVFGSTVIRRGTKLDNLIQIAHNCDIGEHTLCAAQVGLAGSTKLGRNVVMGGQSATAGHLEVGDFSTIAGKGGVTKSLEGGKTYAGFPAVEIKVWRKMQAALMRLVKNR; from the coding sequence GTGACCTACACACTCTCCCAGATCAGCAAAACGCTCAATCTCGACTTTAATGGCAATGATATAGAAATAGACGGCATCCACACTCTCGCTGAAGCCTCTTCCTCCCAACTCAGTTTTTTTAACGATGCCAAATATGCTTTCCAACTTCCAAAAACCAAAGCCGGTGCAGTACTGATCGATTCTGAACATGCAAAGCTGCTGCCTGTTTCGACCATTGCGCTCATTACCGATGAGCCTTATCTGAAATTGGCATATGCCTCCAAACTTTTTGCCCATACCCTCTCTACGGTATCGGAAGCACCCAAAATGGGAAGCGACTGTGATATTGATGAGAGCGTACGGTTTGGCAGTGGTGTCGTGCTTGGTGAAAATGTGACTATACTGGCCGGGTGCTACCTTGGAGACCATGTCTCAGTCGGTTCAAATACGATTTTGCATCCCAATGTAACACTCTACCACGGTACCAAAATAGGTCGTAACTGTATCATACACAGTGGTACTGTAATCGGTTGTGATGGGTATGGATTTGCACATACAAAGCAGGGAGAGCATGTAAAGATCTATCAGAACGGAAATGTTGTGGTAGAAGATGATGTGGAGATTGGTGCGAACTGTACGGTTGACAGAGCAGTATTTGGTTCGACAGTCATCCGTAGAGGTACGAAGCTTGATAATCTCATTCAGATCGCACACAACTGTGATATTGGTGAGCATACACTTTGTGCGGCACAGGTTGGCCTGGCAGGTTCAACGAAGCTGGGCCGCAATGTCGTTATGGGTGGACAGAGTGCGACAGCAGGACATCTTGAAGTGGGTGATTTTTCTACTATTGCAGGGAAAGGCGGGGTAACAAAGTCACTTGAGGGCGGAAAAACCTATGCAGGCTTCCCTGCCGTTGAGATCAAAGTGTGGCGTAAGATGCAGGCTGCTTTAATGCGTTTGGTAAAAAACCGTTAA
- a CDS encoding PAS domain-containing protein, with amino-acid sequence MGKSIKNIITGKEITKPDPIDEEVPFDGGVMITETDTAGIITYANRKFRELTGYSKEELIGSPHSINRHPDMPKAAFKGMWETIKNGNYWEGYVKNMTSEGKYYLVVVWIKPKLDEEGNIVGYIAGRKIPDRDAMDRALAQYKTMKAQEK; translated from the coding sequence ATGGGTAAATCAATCAAAAATATTATTACAGGCAAAGAGATCACCAAGCCTGATCCGATAGATGAAGAAGTGCCTTTTGACGGTGGGGTAATGATCACTGAAACCGATACAGCCGGTATCATCACTTACGCCAATCGCAAATTTAGAGAATTAACCGGCTACAGCAAAGAGGAGCTCATCGGTTCTCCACACAGTATCAATCGTCATCCGGATATGCCAAAAGCTGCATTTAAAGGAATGTGGGAAACTATCAAAAACGGTAACTATTGGGAAGGGTATGTCAAAAATATGACAAGCGAAGGCAAGTACTACCTTGTTGTTGTATGGATCAAACCAAAGTTGGATGAGGAAGGGAATATTGTGGGATATATAGCCGGACGTAAAATACCCGACAGAGACGCTATGGATAGAGCACTTGCACAGTACAAGACCATGAAAGCACAGGAAAAATAA